Part of the Flavobacterium alkalisoli genome is shown below.
ACCGGAACGCCTCACGTAAGTGGGGCGTTCTACTTTTATAATAATTTGCAGTTAAAAACGTTATTCATTAAAAATAATCAAGCACACCTTATTATGAAAAAGATTTCTTTACTGTTTACCTTATTTTTTATTGGGTTAACTGTTGTGTCATGCAGCAACGACGACGATTTTCAACTTACAGCACCTTATGTTACATATGACTTTAACGGAGAAAAAACCTATATAGCCGGAGAGAACGATGAAAAAAAGGCTACTATGTATAATGATATGATTGAGATTGTGGCTCATAGCCAATTTGCCAATCAGCCATCAAGTGTAGGTGTAAGTTTTTCTTTCCGGATTCAGGGAGAAGGAACTTATAATGATGTTGAATTTTATATAGAAAAAGGAGGAGAAGGTTATTGGAGCAAAGATGAAAATGAGCAAACAAACGGTACGGTTAACGTGACTGAAATTGATACTCAAAACCATACTATTTCGGGTACTTTTAGCTTTTTAGCTTATCATATGTATGATACAACAACAGCAGAAGTGACTGCAGGCGTGTTTGAGAAAATTCCATATACAGGTACGCTGCCTGTTACTCAGGATTAAAAAGATTAATATAGTCACGCTATCCGCCTAAAGGGCGGATTTTTCATAATAAAAAGTAAATAACTACTGTGGCATAATGATTGCCTTAATACTGCGTTACTATACCGGTAAATACCCTGTAATTACTGGTATTCAGTTAAATAATTTCCCTTATTGAAACAAGGGAGTTATTTTTGCATCTATGTTTAATGACAAAATGACTTATAATAAGCATGTCTAATCAGAAAATACTAAATATTGACAGTTTGTCACTTCAGGAACTGGATACAGATGCGGAATTGATTCCGTTAATGACTCCGGAGGATGAAGAGGAAATGAATAATGAGCAGCTTCCCGATGACCTCGCTATATTACCGTTACGTAATATGGTGCTTTTCCCGGGGGTGGTAATTCCTATTACTGCAGGCCGCGACAAGTCTATCAAACTAATAAACGAAGCCAACGCCGGCGGTAAGATTATTGGCGTTGTGGCTCAAAAAGATGAGAAGGTTGAAGAGCCTACTGCAAACGATATTCATAAAGTAGGTACGGTAGCCCGTATACTTCGAGTACTTAAAATGCCCGATGGTAACACAACCGTTATCATTCAGGGTAAAAAGCGCTTTGAAATTGATCAGGTAACTACAGAGGAGCCTTACCTGCGTGCAACCATTAAAGAGGTAGCCGAGGAGCGCCCTGAAAAAGGAGAGGTAGAGTTTGCTACTATTATCGAATCGATTAAGGAACTGGCTATCCAGATTATTAAGGAGAGCCCTAACATCCCTACAGAGGCTACATTTGCTATCAAAAATATTGAAAGTGAATCGTTTTTGGTAAACTTCGTGTCTTCAAACATGAGCCTTTCGGTTAAGGAAAAGCAGGAGCTTCTTGCTAAAAACAACCTTAAGGAGCGTGCGCTGGAAACCCTTCGCCACATGAACCTTGAGCTGCAAAAGCTGGAACTTAAAAACGACATCCAGAGTAAGGTGCGTTTTGACTTAGACCAACAGCAGCGTGAGTACTTCCTGCATCAGCAAATGAAAACCATTCAGGAAGAACTGGGTGGCGTTTCTCACGATCAGGAGATAGAGGAAATGCGTAAAAAAGGGAAAAATAAGAAGTGGAACCAAAAAACCAAGGAACACTTTGAGAAAGAGCTTGCCAAACTGCAGCGAATGAATCCGCAGGTGGCAGAGTTTGCCATTCAGCGTAATTACCTGGAGCTGATGCTTGACCTGCCGTGGAATGAGTTCTCTAAAGACAAGTTTGACCTTAAGCGTGCCGAGAAGATATTACACAGAGACCATTTTGGGCTTGAAGACGTTAAGAAACGTATTATAGAGCACTTAGCGGTACTTAAGCTTAGAAACGACATGAAATCGCCTATATTATGCCTTTATGGCCCTCCTGGGGTTGGTAAGACGTCCATAGGTAAGTCGGTTGCCGAAGCACTGGGCCGTGAGTACATCCGTATCTCATTAGGCGGACTTCGTGATGAGGCAGAAATTCGCGGACACCGTAAAACATATATTGGTGCTATGCCGGGCCGTATTATTCAGAGCATTAAAAAAGCAAAGACCAGCAACCCTGTATTTGTACTGGATGAGATAGATAAATTATCTGTCGGGCCAAGCGGCGACCCGTCGAGTGCGTTACTTGAAGTATTAGACCCTGAACAAAACTCAGAGTTCTATGATAACTTCCTTGAGCTTGGTTTCGACCTTAGTAAAGTAATGTTTATAGCTACGTCTAACAATATGTCTACCATCCAGCCGGCACTTCGTGACAGGATGGAAATCATAAACATGACAGGCTACACCATAGAAGAAAAAGTGGAGATCGCTAAACGCCACCTGTTACCTAAACAGCTTAAAGAACACGGACTAACCGATAAAGACTTTAGCATGAGCAAAAAGGTTCTTGAAAAGATAGTTACCGGTTATACAAGAGAGTCTGGCGTACGCGGACTTGAAAAGCAGATTGCTAAAATGATAAGGCACGTTGCCAAGAGCATTGCCATGGAAGAGGAATATAACCATAAAGCTACCGAAGCTGATGTTCTTGAAGTACTGGGCGCACCAAGAATGGAACGCGATAAGTATGAAAACAACGAGGTTGCCGGTGTGGTTACAGGCCTTGCCTGGACAAGTGTAGGCGGTGATATATTGTTTATAGAATCGTTGCTTAGCAAAGGTAAAGGAACGCTTACCATGACAGGTAACCTGGGTAATGTAATGAAGGAGTCGGCTACTATTGCGCTGGAGTACATTAAGGCCAATGCAGAGCAGTTGGGCATTAGTCCGGAAGTGATTTCAAATTACAACGTGCACATTCACGTACCGGAGGGAGCTACGCCAAAAGACGGGCCAAGTGCCGGTATTGCAATGCTAACATCACTGGTATCGTCGTTCACGCAAAGAAGGATTAAAAAGAACCTTGCCATGACAGGCGAGATTACCCTTCGCGGACGCGTATTGCCTGTAGGTGGTATTAAAGAAAAAATACTTGCAGCAAAAAGGGCGGGCATTAAGGAGATTATCCTTTGTGAGGAAAACCGTCGAGATATAGACGAAATTAAGCAGGAATACCTTCAGGGGTTAACATTCCACTATGTTAGTGAAATGAGTCAGGTGGTTAAACATGCCATTACCGACCAGAAGGTGAAGAATGCTAAAACGCTATAATTTTAAATAGTAACTATTTGAAATGAGAAACGGCAAAGAGGATATCTTAGCCGTTTTTTTATGTTTATGAGGTTGTCATTGCGAGCCTGCGGAGCAATCTGTTATAGGGGTGAGAGTTCCCCTCTTGAGGTGCCTGTCACGCCTTAGCGTGAGGGTTAGGGGTGTTTCATCCTGACGACAGAAGGGTCTTTTTCCATTTCGACTGTAGCGATAGCGTAACGGAGAAATCTTATTCAGAGAGATTGCCAAAGCCTGCCACGCACAGCGGGGTCGTTCCTCCTCGCAATGACAAAAGGGGGGATTACAGGTACAAAGCAATCTGAAAAAAAAGTATTATTTAAATAATAACTATTTAATAAGAGTGTTATTTAAAATAAAGACTTAACTTGTTATGATATAGGTTTTAATAATACACCTTATGAAAAAAATAATCCCCCTTATTATTTTTATTATCCTTACATCATGCAAAAGCAGTGTTACGGTAATAACGGCGAATGATGTATATGGTTATAGTATAACCTCTAAAAACTTTAGGGAATTTAGCAATCCTAACAAAACTACCTTAAAACAGGTTAAGAGTAAGGATGTTGCTGCAGAGTTCGATTACATGAAAAATTATCTTATAACCGGCAGGGAGCATCTTTTCCCCGAGGGGGTTTTTACCTATGCCTTTGTTAAGGATAGCGATACTATTTATGCCAGCTCTAACCTAATGTACTGGTGGCATAAGGAAAAGGTAATATTGTATCAGTCGCCTATAATTAATACCGAGACGATAACGGAGTTGTAGCATGCGCTTGTCATTGCGAGCCTGCGAAGCAATCTTTTTTCCATTCCGACTGTAGCGATAGCGTAACGGAGGAATCTCAATTCTCGTGATTTATTTCTTCTTTTGTCTTGACACAAAAGAATCATCACGCTGTGGCGTGACTGCGGCTAAGACACCTTAAGCTAAAAATTACCTCACTTGGCTAAACCATCCGAACTCGGTTATCACCTCAAACAGCGGATGCTTTTTTACGCCTCGCTTGTAATTTTATTTACGCTACGGAGCCTGATGCCGAAGCTTCACTCGGTTGTCATTGAGAGCCTGTGAAGTAATCTGTTATGAGGTACGGGTTCCCCTCTTGAGATGGTTCTCCTGCGGTCGACATGACAGGCAGTCTAAAGTCTGTTTATCTAATCTCTCATTTCCCAATTCTCGTAAATAAAAAAATAATATCTTCGCAGCTGCGTTATAGTATGCAGAAAACTTACAGACAATAATGTTCAAAAAAGCGTTTATTTACCTCTTTTTATTCACCACGGCTCTCACATACAGCCAAATAGGGGGTAAATACACTTATCAGTTCCTAAATTTGGTTACCTCACCCCGTCAGGCGGCTTTGGGAGGTAAGATCATTACCCTTTACGATTATGACGTAAACCAGGCCATTTATAACCCGGCAACCATTAACAGGGAGATGGATAACCACCTTTCGGCAAATTATGGTAACTACTATGGTGAGGTTAATTATGGTACGGCTGCCTATGCCTATACATGGGACAGGCACGTGCAAACCTTTCATATGGGGGTTAACTATGTAGATTACGGAACTTTTGAAGGGCGCGATCAAAACGGATTGCTCACCGGAGACTTTACCGGTAGCGAAATAGCGCTTTCTTTTGGATATGCTTACAATGTGCCTTATACAACCCTGTATTTGGGTACTAACCTTAAGTTTATATCTTCAACTCTGGAAAGCTACAATTCCTTTGGGGTAGCGCTCGATTTAGGGGCTATTTATATTGACGAGGATAACGATATTCACTATGCGATTGCTTTGCGTAATGCAGGTACGCAGATTAGCACTTATGCCGGGCTGCAGGAAAAGCTTCCTTTTGAAATTATAGCGGGTATATCACAAGAGGTAGAAAACGTGCCTATTCGCTGGCATATTACCCTGGAGAATCTGCAACAGTGGAATATTGCCTTTTCTAACCCTAACCGCAGTGAACAGAGTATAGACGGCGAAGTGACCGAAGAAAAAGTTTCATTTGTAAATAATGCGTTGCGACACGTTATTTTAGGTGCCGAACTTTTTCCGGGTAAGAGCTTTAACCTTAGGCTGGGCTATAACTTTAGGAGAGGGCAGGAACTTAGTATTGTAGACAAAAGAACTTTTTCGGGAATTTCTGCGGGAGTAAGCATAAGGTTTAATAAATTGCGCTTTGATTATTCGTACTCAAAGTATACCCTTGCAGCCAATACCAGCCTGTTAGGGCTAACCATTAACCTTCAGTAAATTGGATAAGAAAATAACGATTGCCATAGACGGCTTTTCTTCTACAGGAAAAAGCACGCTGGCAAAGCAGCTTGCAAAACATCTGGGCTATGTGTATGTGGATACGGGCGCTATGTACCGTGCCGTTACTCTTTATGCCATGCAAAACGGACTGATTTCGCAGGGTTTTTTTAACCGGGAAGGATTAATAGAGCAC
Proteins encoded:
- a CDS encoding DUF6252 family protein, whose product is MKKISLLFTLFFIGLTVVSCSNDDDFQLTAPYVTYDFNGEKTYIAGENDEKKATMYNDMIEIVAHSQFANQPSSVGVSFSFRIQGEGTYNDVEFYIEKGGEGYWSKDENEQTNGTVNVTEIDTQNHTISGTFSFLAYHMYDTTTAEVTAGVFEKIPYTGTLPVTQD
- the lon gene encoding endopeptidase La, producing the protein MSNQKILNIDSLSLQELDTDAELIPLMTPEDEEEMNNEQLPDDLAILPLRNMVLFPGVVIPITAGRDKSIKLINEANAGGKIIGVVAQKDEKVEEPTANDIHKVGTVARILRVLKMPDGNTTVIIQGKKRFEIDQVTTEEPYLRATIKEVAEERPEKGEVEFATIIESIKELAIQIIKESPNIPTEATFAIKNIESESFLVNFVSSNMSLSVKEKQELLAKNNLKERALETLRHMNLELQKLELKNDIQSKVRFDLDQQQREYFLHQQMKTIQEELGGVSHDQEIEEMRKKGKNKKWNQKTKEHFEKELAKLQRMNPQVAEFAIQRNYLELMLDLPWNEFSKDKFDLKRAEKILHRDHFGLEDVKKRIIEHLAVLKLRNDMKSPILCLYGPPGVGKTSIGKSVAEALGREYIRISLGGLRDEAEIRGHRKTYIGAMPGRIIQSIKKAKTSNPVFVLDEIDKLSVGPSGDPSSALLEVLDPEQNSEFYDNFLELGFDLSKVMFIATSNNMSTIQPALRDRMEIINMTGYTIEEKVEIAKRHLLPKQLKEHGLTDKDFSMSKKVLEKIVTGYTRESGVRGLEKQIAKMIRHVAKSIAMEEEYNHKATEADVLEVLGAPRMERDKYENNEVAGVVTGLAWTSVGGDILFIESLLSKGKGTLTMTGNLGNVMKESATIALEYIKANAEQLGISPEVISNYNVHIHVPEGATPKDGPSAGIAMLTSLVSSFTQRRIKKNLAMTGEITLRGRVLPVGGIKEKILAAKRAGIKEIILCEENRRDIDEIKQEYLQGLTFHYVSEMSQVVKHAITDQKVKNAKTL
- the porQ gene encoding type IX secretion system protein PorQ; translation: MFKKAFIYLFLFTTALTYSQIGGKYTYQFLNLVTSPRQAALGGKIITLYDYDVNQAIYNPATINREMDNHLSANYGNYYGEVNYGTAAYAYTWDRHVQTFHMGVNYVDYGTFEGRDQNGLLTGDFTGSEIALSFGYAYNVPYTTLYLGTNLKFISSTLESYNSFGVALDLGAIYIDEDNDIHYAIALRNAGTQISTYAGLQEKLPFEIIAGISQEVENVPIRWHITLENLQQWNIAFSNPNRSEQSIDGEVTEEKVSFVNNALRHVILGAELFPGKSFNLRLGYNFRRGQELSIVDKRTFSGISAGVSIRFNKLRFDYSYSKYTLAANTSLLGLTINLQ